A window of the Trichoderma asperellum chromosome 4, complete sequence genome harbors these coding sequences:
- a CDS encoding uncharacterized protein (EggNog:ENOG41) yields MSSPLTPPSSMADLDHQHQQELRQQHLRHVSSPSPVRTSEPIPGLAQSALPAISSPTTDKHPKGKRKRTATKDKMILEEAYSINPKPDKQARLEIVNRVSLNEKEVQIWFQNRRQNDRRKSRPLSPQELAALRFSGMHNITSDPITSRSIVVELDPSAFYPSDHSQAHVDHSPTSPPHLPTSPIHAHPPHGAGETMHATPASRYASQPFSASSQPHVTPQRQMFPSSQEDANHPSQSFSSSSVGYLANRWNLGNTYTTPLSRDNSYKFDPFYPSSCSSNTSGAPQSHMRLSLSLEGKAELVPNNESSPIRETPSRPSSTLPSLSYRRSLQRSHSALPAVTLPPISALTNSLPPHLVRGRSRDVHAWELCADSETRDELTAQAEHESSGSAIAAISLLRSTSSILQPNTAKRNALSLTKLARSRQIKKPRLNRTSSSVARLETCWVSDEKSRESCHAKMNVSMLVSPSDSDKENWSPRRDGSSAEGRRQIPPSSPIRSQSARRIGRVLQGRKSPAFLMRSNTVPSEARSPVKTGIHTLADLEPKSEPSRDDEVSRFMCGEVSPSKKGDMDCVAGLLSLSQGAWR; encoded by the exons ATGTCCAGTCCGCTCACGCCGCCCTCCAGCATGGCTGATCTTGatcaccagcatcagcaggagcttcgccagcagcatctgcggCATGTCAGCTCACCGTCTCCTGTGCGAACCTCTGAGCCCATTCCCGGCCTGGCCCAGAGCGCGCTCCCCGCCATCTCATCCCCCACTACAGATAAACACCCCAAgggcaagagaaagagaacagC CACCAAGGACAAGATGATCCTCGAAGAGGCATACTCCATCAACCCCAAGCCCGACAAGCAGGCGCGTCTTGAGATCGTAAACCGCGTCTCACTTAATGAAAAGGAAGTTCAG ATCTGGTTCCAGAACCGAAGACAAAACGATAGGCGGAAATCCCGTCCGCTGTCGCCGCAGGAGCTGGCGGCTCTGCGCTTCAGTGGCATGCACAACATCACGTCGGACCCCATCACCTCCCGCAGCATCGTCGTCGAGCTGGACCCATCGGCCTTCTATCCCTCCGACCACTCTCAGGCTCATGTCGACCATTCTCCTACATCACCGCCTCATCTTCCCACCAGCCCGATACATGCGCACCCTCCCCACGGTGCTGGCGAGACGATGCACGCTACGCCCGCATCGCGATATGCCTCTCAGCCTTTCTCTGCAAGTAGCCAGCCGCATGTAACACCGCAGCGACAAATGTTCCCATCCTCGCAAGAGGATGCCAATCATCCCTCTCAgtccttctccagcagctccgtCGGCTATCTTGCAAACCGATGGAACCTGGGCAACACATACACCACACCTCTCTCTCGTGATAACTCCTACAA GTTCGACCCCTTTTACCCTTCCTCTTGCTCGTCTAATACATCTGGAGCACCTCAGTCGCATATGCGTCTGTCCCTCTCTCTTGAAGGCAAGGCTGAGTTGGTGCCCAACAACGAATCCTCGCCGATCCGTGAAACTCCATCAAGACCTTCGTCTACTCTACCGTCTCTGTCGTACCGACGGAGCCTTCAGCGTAGCCATAGTGCACTCCCCGCTGTCACTTTGCCACCCATCTCAGCCTTGACCAACTCACTCCCACCACACCTTGTTCGTGGCCGCTCTCGTGATGTTCATGCTTGGGAGCTGTGTGCCGATTCTGAGACCCGGGATGAGCTAACGGCTCAGGCCGAGCATGAGTCCAGCGGctctgccatcgccgccattaGCTTGCTCCGTTCCACCAGCAGTATCTTGCAGCCCAACACTGCTAAGCGCAATGCATTATCGCTGACAAAGCTCGCGCGCTCTCGCCAAATCAAGAAGCCTAGGCTCAATCGCACTAGTTCCAGTGTTGCTCGTCTAGAGACTTGTTGGGTTAGTGATGAAAAGTCACGAGAATCCTGCCATGCAAAGATGAATGTCTCCATGCTTGTTTCCCCGTCTGACTCAGACAAGGAGAACTGGAGCCCCAGACGTGATGGAAGCTCTGCAGAGGGCCGTCGACAGATACCGCCCAGCAGTCCCATCAGATCACAGAGTGCCAGACGAATCGGTCGAGTGCTGCAGGGTCGAAAGAGCCCAGCATTCCTGATGCGTTCTAACACTGTGCCGTCCGAGGCTCGTTCACCTGTCAAGACGGGGATTCACACTTTGGCAGATCTGGAACCCAAGTCAGAGCCTTCACGGGATGATGAAGTAAGCAGATTCATGTGTGGCGAGGTCAGCCCCAGCAAAAAGGGCGACATGGACTGTGTCGCAGGCCTACTGTCTCTGAGCCAAGGCGCTTGGAGGTAA
- a CDS encoding uncharacterized protein (TransMembrane:2 (i73-93o99-119i)) has protein sequence MTAASITEGDVMADGSCDGSWGFLAVRDSAMPRLCSYIRLVASKTASPVCWHASTLSIIFGWSRSAGSRALEVLACLFFVSSSSFNHCIFSILFFFHLILLSSVQFSFFLILSFFHLLLH, from the coding sequence ATGACAGCTGCATCAATTACGGAGGGAGATGTGATGGCCGATGGGAGCTGTGATGGCAGCTGGGGATTCTTAGCGGTTAGAGATTCTGCGATGCCGCGACTGTGCAGTTATATAAGACTCGTGGCGTCGAAAACTGCCTCTCCCGTTTGTTGGCACGCATCGACGTTGAGTATAATCTTTGGTTGGAGTCGCAGTGCCGGAAGCAGAGCTCTGGAAGTTCTCGCgtgtctcttttttgtttcttcttcttcctttaaTCACTGCATTTTCtccattcttttcttctttcatttaattctcctctcttctgttcaattttctttttttctgattctttcctttttccatCTGCTTCTCCACTAG
- the RRD2 gene encoding Serine/threonine-protein phosphatase 2A activator 2 (BUSCO:EOG092D2UFS) — translation MASESPAQPASLPPLASGIPNLKDRIPKLEPRRRRPGPANATPVPQTPALPSPPDLTGWSFKIPSRRILSRSDHDLFLASPTYKLIAAWVFGLSESVVDTPKSVIKDDSLSEGVKAILSILDQAEAFVSQSPPNEQGGSRFGNKAFRGFLDLVSENVPAWHESLGIHKAEATAEASAYFLQSFGNRNRIDYGSGHELNFMMWLLCLYQLGILQRSDFQALVLRVFVRYLSLMRVIQMAYYLEPAGSHGVWGLDDYQFLPFLFGASQLLHHPYITPRAIHQDLTVEEFGDDYLYLGQVNFVNSTKTVKGLRWHSPMLDDISSSKSWSKIDGGMRRMFVAEVLGKLPVMQHFLFGSLIPAAEGMSEEDPSAANEDSGEDHSNHVHTGQAHDGTGWGDCCGIKVPSSIAAAQEMKKGHVESLRRIPFD, via the coding sequence ATGGCATCAGAATCACCCGCCCAGCCAGCATCTTTACCGCCACTGGCCTCGGGCATCCCCAACCTCAAAGACAGAATCCCAAAGCTCGAGCCGCGCAGAAGGAGACCCGGCCCCGCCAACGCAACGCCTGTTCCTCAGACCCCAGCACTGCCCTCGCCACCGGACTTGACGGGCTGGAGCTTCAAGATTCCAAGCAGGCGCATTCTTTCACGGAGCGACCACGACTTATTCTTAGCTTCCCCAACGTATAAACTCATCGCCGCATGGGTCTTTGGCCTGTCAGAATCGGTGGTGGATACGCCCAAATCCGTTATCAAAGACGACTCCCTGAGTGAAGGGGTCAAGGCAATCTTAAGCATTTTGGACCAAGCAGAAGCTTTCGtctctcaatctcctccaaaCGAGCAAGGCGGCTCTCGCTTCGGCAACAAAGCGTTCAGGGGCTTCCTCGATCTTGTCAGTGAAAATGTCCCAGCGTGGCATGAAAGCCTTGGCATACACAAGGCCGAGGCTACCGCTGAGGCGTCTGCCTACTTTCTCCAGTCATTCGGCAACCGAAACCGTATCGACTATGGATCGGGGCACGAGCTCAACTTCATGATGTGGCTATTGTGCCTGTACCAGCTCGGCATCCTACAGCGGTCTGATTTTCAGGCCTTGGTCCTGCGAGTCTTCGTTCGATACCTCTCTCTAATGCGCGTCATCCAAATGGCATATTACTTGGAGCCGGCCGGCTCCCATGGAGTTTGGGGACTCGATGACTACCAGTTCCTGCCTTTCCTCTTCGGCGCCTCTCAGCTTCTGCATCACCCGTACATCACCCCTCGCGCCATCCACCAGGATCTCACAGTCGAAGAATTCGGTGATGACTACTTGTATCTCGGCCAAGTCAATTTCGTCAACAGCACCAAGACAGTCAAAGGCCTACGATGGCACAGCCCCATGCTGGACGACATCTCTTCCTCCAAGTCATGGTCCAAAATCGACGGAGGCATGCGCCGCATGTTCGTCGCCGAAGTGCTCGGAAAACTACCAGTCATGCAGCATTTCCTGTTTGGATCCCTCATCCCTGCCGCAGAAGGCATGAGCGAAGAAGATCCGTCTGCTGCTAATGAGGACAGCGGTGAGGATCACTCCAACCACGTTCATACCGGCCAGGCTCACGATGGCACGGGTTGGGGCGATTGCTGCGGCATCAAAGTGCCCAGCAGCATCGCAGCTGCtcaggagatgaagaaagggCATGTGGAATCGCTTCGTAGAATCCCTTTTGACTAA
- a CDS encoding uncharacterized protein (TransMembrane:1 (i113-134o)) yields MASPTAELSHLPKTDGSANFAYGGYTITAAVNGPVEAQRRDENPFEALVDVNVRPAAGVGGTGERQLEAILQPALRHLIPVRNFPRCVIQVTLQVMETPENAYVNPKVMQPRLNLGIIPALLHAAILGLLTAAVPMKTVASATCLVITDADGSSVKVDPTPAEIDQARSVHVLGFTAGRDLLLAESEGSFSADEWATVLQTAEKVCCRSQEAGGDAEMGGYGAESENVQQFMRSVLEAKAAEGLHWR; encoded by the exons ATGGCTTCTCCTACGGCTGAGCTGTCACATCTCCCCAAGACAGATGGCTCCGCGAATTTTGCATACGGCGGCTACACAATCACAGCTGCCGTCAACGGACCTGTAGAGGCTCAGCGCCGGGATGAGAATCCATTCGAGGCGTTGGTGGACGTGAATGTGAGGCCGGCGGCGGGAGTTGGAG GAACTGGTGAGCGCCAGCTGGAGGCTATCCTGCAGCCAGCTCTACGACATCTCATTCCGGTCAGGAATTTCCCCAGATGCGTGATTCAGGTTACTCTCCAGGTCATGGAGACGCCTGAGAATGCCTATGTGAATCCCAAGGTGATGCAGCCTCGACTA AATCTCGGCATCATCCCAGCTCTTTTACACGCCGCTATCCTGGGGCTTCTAACAGCAGCAGTTCCCATGAAGACGGTGGCTTCAGCAACGTGCCTGGTAATTACAGATgctgatggcagcagcgtcaaggtAGACCCGACGCCAGCGGAGATTGACCAAGCGAGATCCGTCCACGTGCTGGGCTTCACGGCTGGCCGCGACCTTTTGCTCGCCGAGAGCGAGGGCTCCTTTTCAGCAGACGAGTGGGCCACAGTCCTCCAGACGGCGGAAAAGGTTTGCTGCCGCAGCCAGGAGGCTGGAGGCGATGCGGAAATGGGAGGCTACGGGGCTGAATCCGAGAATGTGCAACAGTTTATGCGCTCCGTCTTGGAAGCGAAGGCAGCGGAAGGTCTCCACTGGAGGTGA
- a CDS encoding uncharacterized protein (EggNog:ENOG41) has translation MSSGFDRLERLFSSKRKASLASLTVADSGSPPAEPQFPSPSFIRPTATRMTAREEVSLRLATSRSPSVPDIVPSRLGSLRSHSSSSAFSRSPIPSPFLRDAQPDSLVAKLHEYQFPSPPNRDLRVPTITTAFNTVTTDKSEIPSPRSQSPLRLQIAPRVDTPPSPGSADNGSCRRHSDQSIRVPSLIYNTPPTPEDSPEMVPVRNLLADSKIFDIAIDKTIFDAFEDQILQSFDHAPLNDSYSDSSPSEASSGSSTLREPDFNDFLNLSDDDIAESAPETPTPESEDVSENALVHSPTSMGTFIPPFKPTGPFDLILTPPRASRLATAAAFEAARIAKKHNFDLVYVVNIWPSVFRGRSFDTQSPISCKTPSFGRLLAAHGLHQMAEPLQLSEFMYNKVLRAQGWIEYRNTEALPNEHARGYACSFYTGKDSQRRLSEGNSPVSDIQVNRGIIFAAYRRPRIGDCKLGRSFTGAELSSLYEDAETLVEMLVDIHASNRRCHPASHHHRLCDETGPMPMQDINLLSS, from the coding sequence ATGTCGAGCGGATTCGACCGCCTGGAGAGGCTGTTCAGCTCCAAACGCAAGGCTTCGTTGGCTTCTCTTACGGTTGCTGATTCTGGTAGCCCCCCAGCAGAGCCTCAGttcccttctccttctttcattCGCCCGACAGCCACTCGCATGACAGCCCGAGAAGAAGTGAGCTTGCGACTTGCGACTAGCCGCTCTCCCTCTGTGCCGGACATTGTTCCTTCTCGCCTGGGCTCACTGAGGTCTCATTCTTCAAGTTCGGCCTTCAGTCGCTCACCTATTCCATCACCCTTTCTCCGTGACGCTCAGCCAGACTCTTTAGTGGCAAAGCTTCACGAGTACCAATTTCCTAGCCCACCGAACCGAGATTTGAGAGTACCTACCATCACTACGGCTTTCAATACAGTGACCACGGATAAGTCTGAGATTCCGAGCCCTCGTTCCCAATCTCCGCTTCGCCTACAGATTGCGCCTCGCGTCGACACTCCTCCATCGCCTGGCTCGGCAGATAATGGAtcttgccgccgccattCTGATCAGAGTATTAGAGTTCCATCACTTATATACAATACCCCACCAACTCCAGAAGATTCGCCCGAGATGGTACCTGTGCGAAACCTTTTGGCCGATTCTAAAATATTTGACATTGCCATCGATAAAACGATATTTGATGCATTTGAGGACCAGATCCTCCAGTCGTTTGACCACGCACCATTGAATGATTCATATAGCGACTCGTCCCCCTCTGAAGCTTCTTCAGGCAGTTCCACCTTGAGAGAGCCCGATTTCAATGACTTTTTGAATCTCAGCGACGACGACATTGCCGAATCGGCGCCTGAGACCCCTACTCCAGAATCTGAAGATGTATCTGAAAATGCATTGGTACACTCTCCGACCTCTATGGGAACTTTTATTCCTCCATTTAAGCCCACTGGCCCTTTCGATTTGATACTGACGCCTCCCCGCGCAAGTCGGCTTGCTACCGCCGCTGCTTTTGAAGCTGCCAGAATTGCAAAGAAGCATAATTTCGACCTGGTATATGTTGTGAACATTTGGCCAAGCGTGTTTCGTGGTCGATCTTTCGACACTCAGTCTCCAATCTCATGTAAGACGCCCTCGTTCGGTCGGCTCTTGGCGGCTCATGGGTTACACCAGATGGCTGAGCCACTGCAACTATCTGAATTCATGTATAACAAGGTATTGCGAGCTCAAGGATGGATCGAATATCGCAATACGGAAGCACTACCGAATGAGCACGCCCGAGGTTACGCATGTTCCTTCTATACCGGAAAGGATTCTCAACGCCGCTTAAGTGAGGGCAATAGTCCAGTTTCAGATATCCAAGTTAACCGAGGTATCATTTTTGCTGCCTATAGAAGGCCCAGAATTGGCGACTGCAAATTGGGACGCAGCTTTACTGGAGCAGAGCTTAGCTCTCTGTATGAAGATGCCGAGACTTTGGTGGAGATGTTGGTCGATATCCATGCAAGCAACCGTCGATGTCACCCGGCTtcccaccaccaccggctCTGTGACGAGACTGGTCCTATGCCCATGCAGGATATTAACCTGCTGTCTTCATAA